One Candidatus Cloacimonadota bacterium genomic region harbors:
- a CDS encoding M6 family metalloprotease domain-containing protein has product MKKLLVILGFAFIICTLFAHFVENMPYTITQPDGSTYEAFITGDEYYRRVHDENNYTMLVHPRTGYIVYAIPDGDSITHSEYIVGQYDPSILGISPGLLKKDPAIDQRRREQQHYRGEGYRTSPIGTINNIVGFVRFSDQTEFPTDNNYTYYQNMFNSTSQSSLKDYYNEVSNSQLSINSILRPTAGPSSSVVSIVLDNPRGYYSPYNEVTNPIGYTESEYNSRLVALATELVEKIEEHVPDYLDYDNDDDGRLDGLTFIFRGEKDNWGNILWPTRWGFSGSVGTIHGVNVRSLIFQFETSLVVRVLCHEMGHEIGFPDFYHKPVDNEPWSGISPVGAWCLMSNGRGHSLVYSKLKYGTWFASIPVITPTVTPTTYTLEAIDQSPFAAYKILSSDPDQFYIVEYRRKVGRYEYHLPATGLIIYRVQTSYDGTTLRGNINGPPDEIYIYRPGGTIDVNGILNEANYSNNVGRTEIHNYTDPKPWLYIDNFTTPDGDLVITDVGPSGDPTITFMLRDSPPNVWTGDISTNWHTAGNWLKSTVPGITDDVIIPEGQVRYPVIADAEVFIYRLKINSGASVEINANHLNISDELIIDGQLIMTHSYGNLIVNGDVTWLANSSVSITHSNADIYCNGNMVFEIGSNVQMELGYVEFTGSNDSTIINNSANTQFHHLISNKTAPGKLIISSTSFFGFTINGNLWNLAGSTYASNHNKITQLKGNLTSTGSIAFTDGELKMNGESQTISFNNSSDHLINLTISPASIVNLNSDIEIRGSFNLVNGFFNANSHTIRIRRDWNNTVGPHAFIESSSRVVFYGSSHDQTCNQSEDFHILEIDKPGKEFKISGYIRHITCAAFKWTAGTVYVGTGSFTANSLLDDGIVGSWSIASGVINLHNVGSSIDLNGDLNIHGGEFNVYGGISYSLWPATNNSTITMSNGVLDFKDQGVRIHNNPIYTFTETITGGTIKIKGNLLIERPDFNPSAGIIELYGSNSTTISQVSGSSLCNLYINKEISRYDHQLLSGSVSQRTDPNIVTALTNLNITGQLWIIEGILVAPPVINISGDWINSVGPEGFTEGSGLVVFYGTDNSYCYGETFNNLELNKSPTASLRISTNPTYCNSYNWTSGTLVADTGVFNTTSLADNGIAGHWLVYPTGIINVHNDGYIDLNGNIAILGGEFNVYGGSDLSYWSWGGDAFINMSGGILDFKDQGIRVYNSTTYTFSENITGGVIRTVGDFVCNRSNFNPTGGALELYSSFDSIISMVNGANVYDLHINKNVTDRSDNISSVSKIDRFGNAIEAARTDNTVTATTTLNIAGSMLIENGVLIAPPIIQISGDWTNLVGPSGFEEGNREVIFTGTGNSSCYGEHFYLLNVNKSGSAYLDFPESVTECDFYKWTSGTLSVSGGTFTANDLFQVVMRGDFSVSDGIMNLHQSPTGFLDLWGSITMSGGEMNLTGGDGTIYWPSEQGSAIINMSDGVIEMSNHHLFINSETVFTLTDNITGGTIRTVGNFYCDRADFNPMGGTFYLHSANDSYVLTSSGSPFNVVVDKIARENESITIADSGRVIRSTLSTINIDTRSNSVVLLGNFNCSGSLIVYNGTFKLNGYEANVGQHILVHDKILMNSNMELLRSGWNINWYPGSLAQISNGEIQCYSNWFAYDGATVQLPLSVVTVMRGYYGGAIRIQSALAHFGQLVISVDGQNELYVYSSDSTEPLKVLGNLNILSGNELRMDGNILRVGSNINISNGAKLSVQNNQVEIGNNGSINVNLGGTLTIAGTVAQNALITHTEGHYNLNVYSGGTISANRAIFEYTSTNGINIMDGAIVDPVHSFHNCTFRNGIAEGTLLTINNNQTLQVNNAIFPANTWSGTNNVRKTLDQGSVTFNNVSGAFSGDSFEDDLYSRIAWVVLGYVDLEIIDIDWSISNPYVGDTIILSATVANNGTMDIPNPVYLDLYFNLDDAPTPRMVGDLYANVTSVTPGSPIVVPFEFEYYVAENWNSWFQIDTDEEVDESDELNNTYGPIEITWLPLPPIDDLTILYSSNNNAIQLQWSYPLSVDNFNIYKEEDPYFTAGPENLIVRPVSTLTTYYELVTGPRSFYRITVERFPTRIRESLPPRRNMIR; this is encoded by the coding sequence ATGAAAAAGTTACTTGTGATCTTAGGTTTCGCTTTTATAATTTGCACATTATTTGCTCATTTTGTAGAAAACATGCCATATACTATCACCCAGCCAGATGGTTCTACTTATGAAGCATTTATCACTGGTGATGAATACTATCGGCGCGTACACGATGAAAACAATTATACAATGCTTGTTCACCCCCGAACAGGATATATAGTTTATGCCATACCTGATGGAGATTCAATTACCCATTCCGAATATATTGTTGGTCAATATGATCCTTCTATATTAGGAATATCTCCTGGCTTGTTGAAAAAAGATCCGGCCATTGATCAACGTCGTCGAGAGCAACAGCATTATCGAGGAGAAGGATATCGAACTTCACCGATCGGTACGATTAACAATATAGTGGGTTTTGTGCGTTTCAGCGATCAGACTGAATTTCCTACAGATAATAACTATACCTACTATCAGAATATGTTCAATTCAACATCTCAATCGTCTCTAAAAGACTATTACAATGAGGTTTCCAATAGTCAGTTGTCGATCAATAGTATTCTGCGGCCAACTGCCGGTCCTTCAAGCAGTGTTGTCTCAATCGTATTAGATAATCCCCGTGGCTACTATTCACCTTATAATGAAGTAACTAATCCTATTGGCTATACAGAATCTGAATATAATAGTAGACTAGTAGCGTTAGCAACTGAACTGGTAGAAAAAATTGAAGAGCATGTACCGGATTATCTAGACTATGATAATGATGATGACGGAAGACTAGATGGTCTTACTTTCATCTTTCGTGGAGAAAAAGACAATTGGGGAAATATTTTATGGCCAACACGGTGGGGTTTTTCTGGTTCGGTAGGTACTATTCATGGTGTTAATGTTAGAAGTTTGATTTTTCAGTTTGAAACATCATTGGTAGTAAGAGTTTTGTGCCATGAAATGGGTCATGAGATCGGCTTTCCGGATTTTTATCATAAACCGGTAGATAATGAACCCTGGTCTGGAATATCTCCTGTTGGTGCTTGGTGTCTGATGTCTAATGGCCGTGGACACTCTCTTGTCTATAGTAAACTGAAATATGGAACCTGGTTTGCATCCATACCTGTGATAACTCCCACTGTGACTCCAACAACTTACACTCTTGAAGCTATTGATCAGTCACCATTCGCTGCCTACAAAATACTATCAAGTGACCCTGATCAATTCTATATTGTTGAATATAGACGGAAAGTCGGTCGTTATGAGTATCATCTACCAGCTACTGGTTTAATAATCTATCGGGTACAAACAAGCTATGACGGAACAACTTTAAGAGGAAACATAAATGGTCCACCAGACGAGATCTATATCTATCGACCCGGGGGTACAATCGATGTAAATGGCATCCTTAATGAAGCGAATTATTCAAATAATGTCGGACGAACTGAAATCCATAACTATACTGACCCGAAACCTTGGTTGTATATCGATAATTTTACTACTCCGGATGGTGATCTTGTCATAACAGATGTTGGACCATCAGGGGATCCAACGATCACCTTCATGTTAAGAGACAGTCCACCAAACGTCTGGACAGGTGACATTTCAACTAATTGGCATACAGCAGGTAACTGGCTAAAAAGTACGGTTCCGGGTATAACCGATGACGTGATCATACCAGAAGGACAAGTTCGTTACCCAGTTATTGCTGATGCTGAAGTATTTATCTATCGTCTGAAAATAAACTCCGGAGCAAGTGTCGAGATCAATGCAAATCATCTAAACATTTCTGATGAATTGATCATTGACGGGCAATTGATAATGACCCATTCTTATGGAAATTTGATCGTTAATGGTGATGTAACATGGTTAGCTAATTCCTCGGTATCTATTACACACAGTAATGCTGATATATATTGCAATGGCAATATGGTTTTCGAAATTGGATCAAATGTACAGATGGAATTAGGTTATGTGGAATTCACTGGAAGTAATGATTCTACTATTATTAATAATTCCGCTAACACTCAATTTCATCATTTAATATCTAATAAGACAGCACCCGGTAAATTGATAATCAGTAGTACATCATTTTTTGGGTTCACTATTAACGGAAATCTCTGGAATTTAGCCGGCAGTACGTATGCTTCGAATCATAATAAAATCACGCAATTGAAGGGGAATCTAACAAGTACAGGTAGTATTGCTTTTACAGACGGTGAATTAAAGATGAATGGTGAATCTCAAACTATATCTTTTAATAATTCTAGTGACCACTTAATAAATCTGACTATCTCTCCAGCTTCTATTGTAAATCTTAACAGTGATATTGAGATAAGAGGATCTTTTAATCTTGTTAACGGTTTCTTCAACGCCAATAGTCATACTATTAGAATCCGCAGAGACTGGAATAACACTGTTGGACCTCATGCTTTTATTGAAAGTAGTTCGCGAGTTGTATTCTACGGTAGCAGTCATGATCAGACCTGTAATCAAAGTGAAGATTTCCATATTCTGGAGATAGACAAGCCAGGTAAAGAATTTAAAATCTCAGGTTATATTAGACATATAACATGTGCTGCTTTTAAATGGACTGCAGGTACTGTTTATGTAGGTACTGGTTCTTTTACAGCAAACAGTCTGCTTGATGACGGAATAGTGGGGTCCTGGTCAATTGCTTCTGGTGTAATCAATTTGCATAATGTAGGTTCGTCTATCGATCTAAATGGAGACCTAAATATTCATGGTGGTGAATTTAATGTCTATGGTGGTATTTCTTACTCATTATGGCCAGCTACTAATAATTCAACAATTACCATGAGTAATGGTGTTCTTGATTTTAAGGATCAAGGGGTGAGAATTCACAACAACCCTATCTATACCTTTACTGAAACAATAACAGGCGGTACAATAAAAATCAAGGGTAACTTATTGATTGAGAGACCAGATTTTAATCCATCTGCTGGCATTATAGAACTTTATGGAAGCAATTCCACTACAATATCTCAAGTAAGTGGTTCTAGTTTATGCAATTTGTATATTAATAAGGAAATTTCAAGATATGATCACCAACTTCTTTCCGGATCAGTAAGTCAAAGAACTGACCCTAATATTGTCACTGCTTTAACTAATCTAAACATTACCGGTCAACTATGGATCATAGAGGGTATTCTGGTAGCTCCACCGGTGATAAATATTTCCGGTGATTGGATCAATAGTGTTGGTCCTGAGGGATTTACAGAAGGGTCAGGATTAGTAGTATTTTATGGTACTGACAACAGCTATTGCTACGGAGAAACATTCAATAACTTGGAGTTAAACAAATCTCCGACTGCCAGCTTACGTATATCAACAAATCCAACTTACTGTAATTCTTATAACTGGACATCGGGAACATTAGTAGCCGATACTGGAGTATTCAACACAACTTCTTTAGCTGATAATGGAATTGCAGGACACTGGCTGGTTTACCCAACAGGGATCATTAATGTCCATAATGATGGTTATATAGATCTAAACGGAAATATTGCTATTCTGGGAGGAGAGTTTAATGTTTATGGTGGTTCTGATTTATCCTATTGGTCTTGGGGTGGAGATGCTTTTATAAATATGAGTGGGGGAATATTAGATTTCAAAGATCAGGGAATTAGAGTATATAATAGTACAACTTATACATTCTCAGAGAATATAACAGGTGGAGTCATTAGAACAGTAGGGGATTTTGTATGTAATAGGAGCAATTTTAATCCTACTGGTGGCGCTTTAGAGCTCTATAGTAGTTTTGATTCAATAATTAGTATGGTGAATGGTGCCAATGTCTATGATTTGCACATAAATAAGAATGTTACTGATAGAAGCGATAATATTAGTTCAGTATCTAAAATAGATAGATTTGGTAATGCAATTGAAGCAGCAAGAACTGATAATACTGTAACTGCAACAACAACCCTTAACATTGCCGGTAGTATGCTGATTGAAAATGGAGTCCTTATCGCTCCTCCGATAATTCAAATTTCAGGTGATTGGACTAATTTGGTCGGTCCATCTGGATTTGAGGAGGGTAATAGAGAAGTAATTTTTACGGGGACTGGAAACAGTTCTTGTTATGGTGAGCATTTTTATCTATTAAATGTCAATAAATCAGGTAGTGCATATTTAGATTTCCCAGAAAGTGTTACAGAATGCGATTTTTATAAATGGACTTCCGGAACATTAAGCGTATCAGGTGGTACTTTCACTGCAAATGACTTATTTCAAGTAGTAATGCGAGGAGATTTCAGTGTTTCAGATGGAATAATGAATTTGCATCAATCCCCGACCGGTTTCCTCGATCTATGGGGTAGTATAACTATGTCGGGTGGTGAAATGAACCTTACTGGTGGAGACGGTACTATCTACTGGCCATCAGAACAAGGAAGTGCTATCATAAATATGAGTGATGGTGTGATAGAAATGTCCAACCATCATCTATTTATCAATTCTGAAACCGTATTTACACTAACAGATAATATAACAGGTGGAACTATCCGTACAGTAGGCAATTTTTATTGCGATCGGGCTGATTTTAATCCAATGGGAGGAACTTTTTATCTACATTCTGCAAATGATTCATACGTTCTTACCTCATCAGGAAGTCCATTCAATGTAGTTGTTGATAAGATCGCTAGAGAAAATGAAAGTATAACTATCGCGGATTCTGGAAGAGTGATTAGGTCAACATTAAGCACAATAAACATTGATACCAGGTCAAACAGTGTTGTTTTACTAGGTAATTTTAACTGCTCAGGAAGTTTGATCGTATACAACGGAACATTCAAGCTAAACGGATACGAAGCCAATGTGGGTCAACATATTCTGGTTCATGATAAGATACTGATGAATAGCAATATGGAATTGTTAAGATCCGGATGGAATATCAACTGGTATCCTGGTTCTTTAGCACAAATATCAAATGGTGAAATTCAATGCTATAGTAATTGGTTCGCTTACGATGGTGCTACAGTACAATTACCATTGTCCGTTGTGACTGTAATGAGAGGTTACTATGGTGGTGCGATAAGAATTCAAAGTGCGTTAGCTCATTTTGGGCAATTAGTAATTAGTGTTGATGGACAGAACGAACTCTATGTATATTCATCAGATAGTACCGAACCATTGAAAGTTCTGGGTAATCTGAACATCTTAAGCGGAAATGAACTAAGAATGGACGGAAACATCCTTAGAGTAGGATCAAATATCAACATTAGTAACGGAGCTAAGTTAAGTGTCCAAAACAACCAAGTAGAGATTGGTAACAATGGATCTATCAATGTTAATCTTGGTGGTACTCTTACTATAGCCGGTACTGTTGCTCAAAATGCGTTAATTACCCACACAGAAGGTCATTATAATCTTAATGTTTATTCGGGTGGAACTATCTCAGCTAATAGAGCAATTTTTGAATACACGAGTACGAATGGTATAAATATTATGGATGGAGCTATTGTAGATCCTGTTCACTCATTTCATAATTGTACTTTCAGAAATGGTATAGCAGAAGGTACTCTCTTAACGATAAATAATAATCAAACATTACAGGTTAATAATGCCATTTTTCCTGCCAATACCTGGAGTGGTACTAATAATGTAAGAAAAACCCTGGATCAGGGATCGGTAACCTTTAATAATGTCTCTGGTGCTTTTAGTGGTGATAGTTTTGAAGATGACCTATATAGTCGAATTGCTTGGGTAGTATTAGGCTACGTTGATCTGGAAATTATAGATATCGACTGGTCAATATCGAATCCTTATGTTGGTGATACGATCATTCTTTCGGCTACAGTAGCGAATAATGGTACAATGGATATTCCAAATCCAGTTTATCTGGACTTGTACTTTAATCTCGATGATGCTCCAACACCACGTATGGTTGGAGATCTCTATGCTAATGTTACCTCTGTTACTCCGGGTAGTCCAATTGTTGTTCCTTTTGAGTTCGAGTACTACGTAGCAGAAAATTGGAACTCATGGTTTCAGATCGATACCGATGAAGAGGTTGATGAGAGTGATGAGTTAAATAATACTTATGGACCAATAGAAATCACGTGGCTCCCTTTACCCCCTATTGATGACTTAACTATACTATATTCATCAAATAACAATGCTATTCAGTTACAATGGTCATACCCTTTGAGTGTAGATAATTTTAATATCTACAAAGAAGAAGACCCCTACTTTACTGCCGGACCTGAAAACCTGATTGTCCGACCGGTAAGTACGCTAACTACATATTATGAACTCGTTACCGGACCAAGATCTTTCTATCGCATAACGGTAGAAAGATTCCCCACCAGAATCAGGGAGAGCTTACCTCCAAGAAGGAATATGATTCGATAA